In the genome of Manis javanica isolate MJ-LG chromosome 17, MJ_LKY, whole genome shotgun sequence, one region contains:
- the FLT3LG gene encoding fms-related tyrosine kinase 3 ligand isoform X9, protein MHLNGQPTSLLTAWTVGAVRGRGHKSIPRLWAGATRGMELLHTFMQKEGEFPEMKMKGSGSGHRHEGSQSEMTVLAPAWSPTVRIPGAQGGGKTSLFLLLLLSPGLRGTPDCSFTHSPISSTFTGTIRKLADYLLQDYPVTVASNLQDEPQPAARLPTGPRAGAVSPQDELCRPIWHLVLAQRWMGRLKTVAGSQIQDLLEAVNTEILFVTLCAFQDTSEQLLALKPWITRRNFSQCLELQCQPDSTTLLPPRSPGALEATVLPAPQAPLLLLFLLLPGALLLSAAAWCLHWRRRRQRMPHPGEQRTTLRPRGRSHLPQDTQPGFGGSQLETGPFLSPAVPLTLSSGWRQGQQPAPAPPAPLCTNPLSPGNCI, encoded by the exons ATGCATTTGAATGGTCAGCCAACAAGTTTGCTGACTGCCTGGACTGTCGGGGCAGTGAGAGGCAGAGGTCACAAGTCCATTCCAAGGCTTTGGGCTGGAGCAACCAGAGGGATGGAGCTGCTGCACACCTTCATGCAGAAGGAGGGAGAGTTTCCCGAAATGAAGATGAAGGGTTCAGG ATCCGGCCACAGGCATGAGGGGTCTCAGTCCGAGATGACAGTGCTGGCGCCAGCCTGGAGCCCAACTGTGCGTATACCTGGGGCACAAGGTGGAGGAAAG ACCTCCCTGTTCCTGCTCCTGTTGCTGAGCCCCGGCCTCCGCGGGACCCCCGACTGCTCCTTCACCCACAGCCCCATCTCCTCCACCTTCACAGGCACCATCCGCAAACTG GCTGACTACCTGCTTCAAGATTACCCAGTCACTGTGGCCTCCAACCTGCAGGAC GAGCCCCAGCCCGCAGCCCGGCTGCCCACAGGACCCAGAGCTGGAGCTGTCTCTCCCCAGGACGAGCTCTGCAGGCCGATCTGGCACCTTGTCTTGGCCCAGCGCTGGATGGGACGCCTCAAGACTGTGGCAGGGTCCCAGATTCAGGACCTACTAGAGGCTGTCAACACCGAGATACTCTTTGTCACCTTATGTGCCTTCCAG GACACCTCGGAGCAGCTGCTGGCCTTGAAGCCCTGGATCACCCGCAGGAATTTCTCCCAGTGCCTGGAGCTGCAGTGTCAGCCGG ACTCCACCACCCTGCTGCCCCCAAGGAGTCCTGGAGCCTTGGAGGCCACCGTCCTGCCGgcccctcaggcccccctcctcctcctgttccTGCTGCTGCCCGGGGCCCTCCTGCTCTCGGCTGCTGCCTGGTGCCTGCACTGGCGACGGAGGCGGCAGAGGATGCCCCACCCCGGGGAGCAG aggacgacactgaggcccagagggaggaGTCACCTGCCACAGGACACACAGCCGGGATTTGGAGGAAGTCAGCTAGAGACTGGTCCCTTCCTTAGTCCTGCTGTGCCCCTCACACTCTCCTCAGGATGGAGGCAAGGCCAGCAACCAGCaccagccccacctgcccccctCTGTACGAATCCCTTGTCCCCAGGAAATTGTATATAA
- the FLT3LG gene encoding fms-related tyrosine kinase 3 ligand isoform X12 codes for MHLNGQPTSLLTAWTVGAVRGRGHKSIPRLWAGATRGMELLHTFMQKEGEFPEMKMKGSGSGHRHEGSQSEMTVLAPAWSPTVRIPGAQGGGKTSLFLLLLLSPGLRGTPDCSFTHSPISSTFTGTIRKLADYLLQDYPVTVASNLQDDELCRPIWHLVLAQRWMGRLKTVAGSQIQDLLEAVNTEILFVTLCAFQDTSEQLLALKPWITRRNFSQCLELQCQPDSTTLLPPRSPGALEATVLPAPQAPLLLLFLLLPGALLLSAAAWCLHWRRRRQRMPHPGEQRTTLRPRGRSHLPQDTQPGFGGSQLETGPFLSPAVPLTLSSGWRQGQQPAPAPPAPLCTNPLSPGNCI; via the exons ATGCATTTGAATGGTCAGCCAACAAGTTTGCTGACTGCCTGGACTGTCGGGGCAGTGAGAGGCAGAGGTCACAAGTCCATTCCAAGGCTTTGGGCTGGAGCAACCAGAGGGATGGAGCTGCTGCACACCTTCATGCAGAAGGAGGGAGAGTTTCCCGAAATGAAGATGAAGGGTTCAGG ATCCGGCCACAGGCATGAGGGGTCTCAGTCCGAGATGACAGTGCTGGCGCCAGCCTGGAGCCCAACTGTGCGTATACCTGGGGCACAAGGTGGAGGAAAG ACCTCCCTGTTCCTGCTCCTGTTGCTGAGCCCCGGCCTCCGCGGGACCCCCGACTGCTCCTTCACCCACAGCCCCATCTCCTCCACCTTCACAGGCACCATCCGCAAACTG GCTGACTACCTGCTTCAAGATTACCCAGTCACTGTGGCCTCCAACCTGCAGGAC GACGAGCTCTGCAGGCCGATCTGGCACCTTGTCTTGGCCCAGCGCTGGATGGGACGCCTCAAGACTGTGGCAGGGTCCCAGATTCAGGACCTACTAGAGGCTGTCAACACCGAGATACTCTTTGTCACCTTATGTGCCTTCCAG GACACCTCGGAGCAGCTGCTGGCCTTGAAGCCCTGGATCACCCGCAGGAATTTCTCCCAGTGCCTGGAGCTGCAGTGTCAGCCGG ACTCCACCACCCTGCTGCCCCCAAGGAGTCCTGGAGCCTTGGAGGCCACCGTCCTGCCGgcccctcaggcccccctcctcctcctgttccTGCTGCTGCCCGGGGCCCTCCTGCTCTCGGCTGCTGCCTGGTGCCTGCACTGGCGACGGAGGCGGCAGAGGATGCCCCACCCCGGGGAGCAG aggacgacactgaggcccagagggaggaGTCACCTGCCACAGGACACACAGCCGGGATTTGGAGGAAGTCAGCTAGAGACTGGTCCCTTCCTTAGTCCTGCTGTGCCCCTCACACTCTCCTCAGGATGGAGGCAAGGCCAGCAACCAGCaccagccccacctgcccccctCTGTACGAATCCCTTGTCCCCAGGAAATTGTATATAA
- the FLT3LG gene encoding fms-related tyrosine kinase 3 ligand isoform X4 — protein MGVGFLGPWPGEGSGDWTSGFLKGEMKSFHCNWGSRRKPKSGHRHEGSQSEMTVLAPAWSPTVRIPGAQGGGKTSLFLLLLLSPGLRGTPDCSFTHSPISSTFTGTIRKLADYLLQDYPVTVASNLQDEPQPAARLPTGPRAGAVSPQDELCRPIWHLVLAQRWMGRLKTVAGSQIQDLLEAVNTEILFVTLCAFQQSKGGGAGSPVPLGTPLLGITALGTLPLPSCLRFVQTNISHLLQDTSEQLLALKPWITRRNFSQCLELQCQPDSTTLLPPRSPGALEATVLPAPQAPLLLLFLLLPGALLLSAAAWCLHWRRRRQRMPHPGEQRTTLRPRGRSHLPQDTQPGFGGSQLETGPFLSPAVPLTLSSGWRQGQQPAPAPPAPLCTNPLSPGNCI, from the exons ATGGGGGTCGGGTTCCTGGGTCCCTGGCCTGGGGAGGGTTCCGGGGACTGGACGTCGGGGTTCTTGAAAGGGGAGATGAAGAGTTTTCACTGTAACTGGGGCTCACGCAGGAAGCCCAA ATCCGGCCACAGGCATGAGGGGTCTCAGTCCGAGATGACAGTGCTGGCGCCAGCCTGGAGCCCAACTGTGCGTATACCTGGGGCACAAGGTGGAGGAAAG ACCTCCCTGTTCCTGCTCCTGTTGCTGAGCCCCGGCCTCCGCGGGACCCCCGACTGCTCCTTCACCCACAGCCCCATCTCCTCCACCTTCACAGGCACCATCCGCAAACTG GCTGACTACCTGCTTCAAGATTACCCAGTCACTGTGGCCTCCAACCTGCAGGAC GAGCCCCAGCCCGCAGCCCGGCTGCCCACAGGACCCAGAGCTGGAGCTGTCTCTCCCCAGGACGAGCTCTGCAGGCCGATCTGGCACCTTGTCTTGGCCCAGCGCTGGATGGGACGCCTCAAGACTGTGGCAGGGTCCCAGATTCAGGACCTACTAGAGGCTGTCAACACCGAGATACTCTTTGTCACCTTATGTGCCTTCCAG CAATCCAAGGGAGGTGGAGCTGGAAGCCCAGTCCCACTGGGGACCCCATTGCTGGGAATCACTGCTCTGGGCACACTG cccctccccagctgtCTCCGCTTCGTCCAGACCAACATCTCCCACCTCCTGCAGGACACCTCGGAGCAGCTGCTGGCCTTGAAGCCCTGGATCACCCGCAGGAATTTCTCCCAGTGCCTGGAGCTGCAGTGTCAGCCGG ACTCCACCACCCTGCTGCCCCCAAGGAGTCCTGGAGCCTTGGAGGCCACCGTCCTGCCGgcccctcaggcccccctcctcctcctgttccTGCTGCTGCCCGGGGCCCTCCTGCTCTCGGCTGCTGCCTGGTGCCTGCACTGGCGACGGAGGCGGCAGAGGATGCCCCACCCCGGGGAGCAG aggacgacactgaggcccagagggaggaGTCACCTGCCACAGGACACACAGCCGGGATTTGGAGGAAGTCAGCTAGAGACTGGTCCCTTCCTTAGTCCTGCTGTGCCCCTCACACTCTCCTCAGGATGGAGGCAAGGCCAGCAACCAGCaccagccccacctgcccccctCTGTACGAATCCCTTGTCCCCAGGAAATTGTATATAA
- the FLT3LG gene encoding fms-related tyrosine kinase 3 ligand isoform X13: MHLNGQPTSLLTAWTVGAVRGRGHKSIPRLWAGATRGMELLHTFMQKEGEFPEMKMKGSGSGHRHEGSQSEMTVLAPAWSPTVRIPGAQGGGKTSLFLLLLLSPGLRGTPDCSFTHSPISSTFTGTIRKLADYLLQDYPVTVASNLQDEPQPAARLPTGPRAGAVSPQDELCRPIWHLVLAQRWMGRLKTVAGSQIQDLLEAVNTEILFVTLCAFQDTSEQLLALKPWITRRNFSQCLELQCQPDKENEAQGSDPPGSQPASGKPACLSLAQPFSQSPSVLSLQTPPPCCPQGVLEPWRPPSCRPLRPPSSSCSCCCPGPSCSRLLPGACTGDGGGRGCPTPGSRGRH; the protein is encoded by the exons ATGCATTTGAATGGTCAGCCAACAAGTTTGCTGACTGCCTGGACTGTCGGGGCAGTGAGAGGCAGAGGTCACAAGTCCATTCCAAGGCTTTGGGCTGGAGCAACCAGAGGGATGGAGCTGCTGCACACCTTCATGCAGAAGGAGGGAGAGTTTCCCGAAATGAAGATGAAGGGTTCAGG ATCCGGCCACAGGCATGAGGGGTCTCAGTCCGAGATGACAGTGCTGGCGCCAGCCTGGAGCCCAACTGTGCGTATACCTGGGGCACAAGGTGGAGGAAAG ACCTCCCTGTTCCTGCTCCTGTTGCTGAGCCCCGGCCTCCGCGGGACCCCCGACTGCTCCTTCACCCACAGCCCCATCTCCTCCACCTTCACAGGCACCATCCGCAAACTG GCTGACTACCTGCTTCAAGATTACCCAGTCACTGTGGCCTCCAACCTGCAGGAC GAGCCCCAGCCCGCAGCCCGGCTGCCCACAGGACCCAGAGCTGGAGCTGTCTCTCCCCAGGACGAGCTCTGCAGGCCGATCTGGCACCTTGTCTTGGCCCAGCGCTGGATGGGACGCCTCAAGACTGTGGCAGGGTCCCAGATTCAGGACCTACTAGAGGCTGTCAACACCGAGATACTCTTTGTCACCTTATGTGCCTTCCAG GACACCTCGGAGCAGCTGCTGGCCTTGAAGCCCTGGATCACCCGCAGGAATTTCTCCCAGTGCCTGGAGCTGCAGTGTCAGCCGG acaaggagaaTGAGGCACAGGGGAGCGACCCGCCAGGATCACAGCCAGCGTCAGGCaagcctgcctgcctttccttggCCCAGCCCTTCTCCCAGTCACCCAGCGTCCTGTCTCTGCAGACTCCACCACCCTGCTGCCCCCAAGGAGTCCTGGAGCCTTGGAGGCCACCGTCCTGCCGgcccctcaggcccccctcctcctcctgttccTGCTGCTGCCCGGGGCCCTCCTGCTCTCGGCTGCTGCCTGGTGCCTGCACTGGCGACGGAGGCGGCAGAGGATGCCCCACCCCGGGGAGCAG aggacgacactga
- the FLT3LG gene encoding fms-related tyrosine kinase 3 ligand isoform X5, translating to MHLNGQPTSLLTAWTVGAVRGRGHKSIPRLWAGATRGMELLHTFMQKEGEFPEMKMKGSGSGHRHEGSQSEMTVLAPAWSPTVRIPGAQGGGKTSLFLLLLLSPGLRGTPDCSFTHSPISSTFTGTIRKLADYLLQDYPVTVASNLQDEPQPAARLPTGPRAGAVSPQDELCRPIWHLVLAQRWMGRLKTVAGSQIQDLLEAVNTEILFVTLCAFQQSKGGGAGSPVPLGTPLLGITALGTLPLPSCLRFVQTNISHLLQDTSEQLLALKPWITRRNFSQCLELQCQPDKENEAQGSDPPGSQPASGKPACLSLAQPFSQSPSVLSLQTPPPCCPQGVLEPWRPPSCRPLRPPSSSCSCCCPGPSCSRLLPGACTGDGGGRGCPTPGSRGRH from the exons ATGCATTTGAATGGTCAGCCAACAAGTTTGCTGACTGCCTGGACTGTCGGGGCAGTGAGAGGCAGAGGTCACAAGTCCATTCCAAGGCTTTGGGCTGGAGCAACCAGAGGGATGGAGCTGCTGCACACCTTCATGCAGAAGGAGGGAGAGTTTCCCGAAATGAAGATGAAGGGTTCAGG ATCCGGCCACAGGCATGAGGGGTCTCAGTCCGAGATGACAGTGCTGGCGCCAGCCTGGAGCCCAACTGTGCGTATACCTGGGGCACAAGGTGGAGGAAAG ACCTCCCTGTTCCTGCTCCTGTTGCTGAGCCCCGGCCTCCGCGGGACCCCCGACTGCTCCTTCACCCACAGCCCCATCTCCTCCACCTTCACAGGCACCATCCGCAAACTG GCTGACTACCTGCTTCAAGATTACCCAGTCACTGTGGCCTCCAACCTGCAGGAC GAGCCCCAGCCCGCAGCCCGGCTGCCCACAGGACCCAGAGCTGGAGCTGTCTCTCCCCAGGACGAGCTCTGCAGGCCGATCTGGCACCTTGTCTTGGCCCAGCGCTGGATGGGACGCCTCAAGACTGTGGCAGGGTCCCAGATTCAGGACCTACTAGAGGCTGTCAACACCGAGATACTCTTTGTCACCTTATGTGCCTTCCAG CAATCCAAGGGAGGTGGAGCTGGAAGCCCAGTCCCACTGGGGACCCCATTGCTGGGAATCACTGCTCTGGGCACACTG cccctccccagctgtCTCCGCTTCGTCCAGACCAACATCTCCCACCTCCTGCAGGACACCTCGGAGCAGCTGCTGGCCTTGAAGCCCTGGATCACCCGCAGGAATTTCTCCCAGTGCCTGGAGCTGCAGTGTCAGCCGG acaaggagaaTGAGGCACAGGGGAGCGACCCGCCAGGATCACAGCCAGCGTCAGGCaagcctgcctgcctttccttggCCCAGCCCTTCTCCCAGTCACCCAGCGTCCTGTCTCTGCAGACTCCACCACCCTGCTGCCCCCAAGGAGTCCTGGAGCCTTGGAGGCCACCGTCCTGCCGgcccctcaggcccccctcctcctcctgttccTGCTGCTGCCCGGGGCCCTCCTGCTCTCGGCTGCTGCCTGGTGCCTGCACTGGCGACGGAGGCGGCAGAGGATGCCCCACCCCGGGGAGCAG aggacgacactga
- the FLT3LG gene encoding fms-related tyrosine kinase 3 ligand isoform X16, whose amino-acid sequence MHLNGQPTSLLTAWTVGAVRGRGHKSIPRLWAGATRGMELLHTFMQKEGEFPEMKMKGSGSGHRHEGSQSEMTVLAPAWSPTVRIPGAQGGGKTSLFLLLLLSPGLRGTPDCSFTHSPISSTFTGTIRKLADYLLQDYPVTVASNLQDDTSEQLLALKPWITRRNFSQCLELQCQPDSTTLLPPRSPGALEATVLPAPQAPLLLLFLLLPGALLLSAAAWCLHWRRRRQRMPHPGEQRTTLRPRGRSHLPQDTQPGFGGSQLETGPFLSPAVPLTLSSGWRQGQQPAPAPPAPLCTNPLSPGNCI is encoded by the exons ATGCATTTGAATGGTCAGCCAACAAGTTTGCTGACTGCCTGGACTGTCGGGGCAGTGAGAGGCAGAGGTCACAAGTCCATTCCAAGGCTTTGGGCTGGAGCAACCAGAGGGATGGAGCTGCTGCACACCTTCATGCAGAAGGAGGGAGAGTTTCCCGAAATGAAGATGAAGGGTTCAGG ATCCGGCCACAGGCATGAGGGGTCTCAGTCCGAGATGACAGTGCTGGCGCCAGCCTGGAGCCCAACTGTGCGTATACCTGGGGCACAAGGTGGAGGAAAG ACCTCCCTGTTCCTGCTCCTGTTGCTGAGCCCCGGCCTCCGCGGGACCCCCGACTGCTCCTTCACCCACAGCCCCATCTCCTCCACCTTCACAGGCACCATCCGCAAACTG GCTGACTACCTGCTTCAAGATTACCCAGTCACTGTGGCCTCCAACCTGCAGGAC GACACCTCGGAGCAGCTGCTGGCCTTGAAGCCCTGGATCACCCGCAGGAATTTCTCCCAGTGCCTGGAGCTGCAGTGTCAGCCGG ACTCCACCACCCTGCTGCCCCCAAGGAGTCCTGGAGCCTTGGAGGCCACCGTCCTGCCGgcccctcaggcccccctcctcctcctgttccTGCTGCTGCCCGGGGCCCTCCTGCTCTCGGCTGCTGCCTGGTGCCTGCACTGGCGACGGAGGCGGCAGAGGATGCCCCACCCCGGGGAGCAG aggacgacactgaggcccagagggaggaGTCACCTGCCACAGGACACACAGCCGGGATTTGGAGGAAGTCAGCTAGAGACTGGTCCCTTCCTTAGTCCTGCTGTGCCCCTCACACTCTCCTCAGGATGGAGGCAAGGCCAGCAACCAGCaccagccccacctgcccccctCTGTACGAATCCCTTGTCCCCAGGAAATTGTATATAA
- the FLT3LG gene encoding fms-related tyrosine kinase 3 ligand isoform X14: MHLNGQPTSLLTAWTVGAVRGRGHKSIPRLWAGATRGMELLHTFMQKEGEFPEMKMKGSGSGHRHEGSQSEMTVLAPAWSPTTSLFLLLLLSPGLRGTPDCSFTHSPISSTFTGTIRKLADYLLQDYPVTVASNLQDDELCRPIWHLVLAQRWMGRLKTVAGSQIQDLLEAVNTEILFVTLCAFQDTSEQLLALKPWITRRNFSQCLELQCQPDSTTLLPPRSPGALEATVLPAPQAPLLLLFLLLPGALLLSAAAWCLHWRRRRQRMPHPGEQRTTLRPRGRSHLPQDTQPGFGGSQLETGPFLSPAVPLTLSSGWRQGQQPAPAPPAPLCTNPLSPGNCI, encoded by the exons ATGCATTTGAATGGTCAGCCAACAAGTTTGCTGACTGCCTGGACTGTCGGGGCAGTGAGAGGCAGAGGTCACAAGTCCATTCCAAGGCTTTGGGCTGGAGCAACCAGAGGGATGGAGCTGCTGCACACCTTCATGCAGAAGGAGGGAGAGTTTCCCGAAATGAAGATGAAGGGTTCAGG ATCCGGCCACAGGCATGAGGGGTCTCAGTCCGAGATGACAGTGCTGGCGCCAGCCTGGAGCCCAACT ACCTCCCTGTTCCTGCTCCTGTTGCTGAGCCCCGGCCTCCGCGGGACCCCCGACTGCTCCTTCACCCACAGCCCCATCTCCTCCACCTTCACAGGCACCATCCGCAAACTG GCTGACTACCTGCTTCAAGATTACCCAGTCACTGTGGCCTCCAACCTGCAGGAC GACGAGCTCTGCAGGCCGATCTGGCACCTTGTCTTGGCCCAGCGCTGGATGGGACGCCTCAAGACTGTGGCAGGGTCCCAGATTCAGGACCTACTAGAGGCTGTCAACACCGAGATACTCTTTGTCACCTTATGTGCCTTCCAG GACACCTCGGAGCAGCTGCTGGCCTTGAAGCCCTGGATCACCCGCAGGAATTTCTCCCAGTGCCTGGAGCTGCAGTGTCAGCCGG ACTCCACCACCCTGCTGCCCCCAAGGAGTCCTGGAGCCTTGGAGGCCACCGTCCTGCCGgcccctcaggcccccctcctcctcctgttccTGCTGCTGCCCGGGGCCCTCCTGCTCTCGGCTGCTGCCTGGTGCCTGCACTGGCGACGGAGGCGGCAGAGGATGCCCCACCCCGGGGAGCAG aggacgacactgaggcccagagggaggaGTCACCTGCCACAGGACACACAGCCGGGATTTGGAGGAAGTCAGCTAGAGACTGGTCCCTTCCTTAGTCCTGCTGTGCCCCTCACACTCTCCTCAGGATGGAGGCAAGGCCAGCAACCAGCaccagccccacctgcccccctCTGTACGAATCCCTTGTCCCCAGGAAATTGTATATAA